One Meiothermus sp. CFH 77666 genomic region harbors:
- the dtd gene encoding D-aminoacyl-tRNA deacylase, whose protein sequence is MRAVVQRVSRAQVVVAGEIVGQIGQGLLVLLGVGKGDTPDDAAYLARKIAGLRIFADAEGKMNLALPDVGGEVLVVSQFTLYGDTRKGNRPSFIEAALPEEGRRLYERFCDLLTAQGLHVETGVFQAHMEVYLVNNGPVTIWLDSAEKQAPRRV, encoded by the coding sequence GTGCGTGCCGTGGTGCAAAGAGTCTCCCGGGCCCAGGTGGTCGTAGCGGGCGAGATCGTGGGCCAGATTGGACAGGGGTTGTTGGTACTGCTCGGGGTGGGTAAGGGCGACACCCCAGACGATGCCGCCTACCTGGCCCGCAAGATTGCAGGGCTGCGGATTTTTGCCGATGCCGAAGGCAAGATGAACCTGGCCCTGCCCGATGTCGGGGGCGAGGTGCTGGTCGTGTCGCAGTTCACCCTGTATGGCGATACCCGCAAAGGCAACCGGCCCAGCTTCATCGAGGCGGCGCTGCCCGAGGAGGGCCGACGGCTATACGAGCGTTTTTGCGACCTGCTCACAGCGCAGGGGCTACATGTCGAGACTGGCGTTTTCCAGGCCCACATGGAGGTGTATCTGGTCAACAATGGGCCGGTGACCATCTGGCTGGATTCGGCGGAAAAACAAGCCCCCAGGCGTGTGTGA
- a CDS encoding flavin monoamine oxidase family protein — protein MNEAGSNQADVVVVGAGISGLVAARMLQGAGLKVMVLEAHHRVGGRLLSKTLPDGSTFDLGGQWVSPDMPKVMALIRELGLTTFEQHNSGRIDLAVQPLSSMDKLTQAEWAWVKAQLDFLVESVNVEKPSATPNASALDVQSVEEWKRINLDSPYLRNLFDQIIRTEYTIEPKDFSVLHLLYSLKSAGGFEGVLGLERGNETLRVKEGMQTLCTRLAEELGDALRLNCQVYDILHDAQGVTVIAEGLSVRAGRVILAIPPNQVTRIDFEPVLPRRRTKLMQRLEMGSVIKCFALYDHPFWRHRPATPIDPDRLLFDDTIDATPYDERNPALVAFIGGDDAVLWSDKPFEIRRRAVLEDLALVFGEEALYPRLYFDHDWLTEPFIGGGYQCYAPPGVMSAGFEELRVPIGRIHWAGTETAVHYYGYIEGAIEAGERAAKEVLESR, from the coding sequence ATGAACGAGGCAGGTAGCAACCAGGCCGATGTGGTGGTGGTGGGCGCGGGGATTTCGGGGCTGGTGGCCGCTCGAATGCTGCAAGGGGCGGGGCTCAAGGTAATGGTGCTGGAGGCTCATCACCGGGTGGGGGGGCGGCTTTTGAGCAAAACCCTGCCCGACGGCTCGACCTTCGACCTGGGCGGGCAGTGGGTGAGCCCGGACATGCCCAAGGTTATGGCCCTGATCCGGGAGCTGGGCCTGACCACTTTCGAACAGCACAACTCGGGGCGGATTGACCTGGCGGTGCAGCCGCTCTCCTCGATGGACAAACTCACCCAGGCCGAGTGGGCCTGGGTCAAGGCCCAACTGGATTTTCTGGTCGAGAGTGTAAATGTGGAGAAGCCCTCGGCCACCCCCAATGCCTCTGCGCTGGATGTGCAGAGTGTGGAGGAGTGGAAGCGGATCAACCTGGACAGCCCCTATCTGCGCAACCTCTTCGACCAGATTATCCGCACCGAGTACACCATCGAGCCCAAGGACTTCTCGGTGTTGCACCTGCTTTATAGCCTGAAGAGTGCGGGCGGCTTCGAGGGGGTGCTGGGCCTCGAGCGCGGCAACGAAACCCTCCGGGTCAAGGAAGGCATGCAGACCCTCTGCACCCGGCTGGCCGAAGAACTAGGCGATGCCCTCCGGCTGAACTGCCAGGTCTACGACATTCTGCACGATGCCCAGGGCGTCACCGTCATTGCCGAAGGCTTGAGCGTGCGGGCCGGGCGGGTCATTCTGGCCATCCCGCCCAATCAGGTCACCCGCATAGACTTTGAGCCGGTGCTGCCCCGCCGCCGCACCAAGCTCATGCAGCGGCTCGAGATGGGCTCGGTAATCAAGTGCTTTGCCCTCTACGACCACCCCTTCTGGCGTCACAGACCCGCCACCCCCATAGACCCCGACCGGCTGCTCTTCGACGACACCATCGATGCCACCCCCTACGACGAGCGCAACCCCGCCCTGGTGGCCTTCATCGGGGGAGACGATGCGGTACTGTGGAGCGACAAGCCATTTGAAATTCGCCGCCGGGCGGTGCTGGAAGACCTGGCCCTGGTTTTTGGGGAGGAAGCCCTCTACCCCAGGCTCTACTTCGACCACGACTGGCTCACCGAGCCCTTCATTGGCGGAGGCTACCAGTGCTACGCCCCGCCGGGGGTGATGTCGGCAGGGTTCGAGGAACTGCGCGTTCCCATCGGGCGTATCCACTGGGCCGGAACCGAGACTGCGGTGCACTACTACGGCTACATCGAGGGGGCCATCGAAGCCGGGGAGCGGGCCGCTAAGGAGGTTCTGGAGAGCCGATAA
- the mqnP gene encoding menaquinone biosynthesis prenyltransferase MqnP, protein MVALTSRLKTYLDLVRFEHTLFALPFAYGGMLLAARGWPGWEVFAWITVAMVGARTGAMALNRLIDHRIDAANPRTAGRHLPRGAVKPGEVLALSVVGLLLLSLAAFNLNPLTAQLLPVAVFFLVGYSYTKRFTWLCHFWLGLTIGAATAGGWIAVTGAFEPALFALWAGTAFWLAGFDILYATQDYQFDRENGIYSIPARFGIPTALRIAQVSHALTFGFFLLTGVLCGVGWVYYLGVLGVGAVLWYEHQLVKPHDLSKVDQAFFQANVVVSLGMLLTIFLDTLI, encoded by the coding sequence ATGGTGGCCCTGACCAGCCGACTCAAAACCTATCTCGATCTGGTTCGTTTCGAGCATACCCTCTTCGCCCTGCCCTTCGCCTACGGCGGCATGCTGCTGGCCGCCCGGGGCTGGCCGGGCTGGGAAGTGTTTGCCTGGATTACCGTGGCCATGGTGGGCGCCCGCACCGGGGCCATGGCCCTCAACCGCCTGATTGACCACCGCATAGACGCCGCCAACCCCCGCACCGCCGGGCGGCACCTGCCCAGGGGGGCTGTCAAACCCGGCGAGGTGCTGGCCCTATCGGTGGTGGGGCTGCTGCTGCTCAGCCTGGCCGCCTTCAACCTGAACCCCCTCACTGCCCAGCTCCTGCCGGTAGCGGTTTTCTTTCTGGTGGGCTATAGCTACACCAAGCGCTTTACCTGGCTGTGCCACTTCTGGCTGGGCCTGACCATCGGAGCCGCCACCGCAGGCGGCTGGATTGCCGTTACGGGCGCATTTGAGCCCGCACTGTTCGCGCTCTGGGCCGGTACCGCCTTCTGGCTGGCGGGCTTCGACATCCTCTATGCCACCCAGGACTACCAGTTCGACCGCGAAAACGGCATCTACAGCATTCCGGCCCGCTTTGGCATCCCCACCGCGCTGCGAATTGCCCAGGTCTCCCATGCGCTCACCTTTGGCTTCTTCTTGCTGACGGGGGTACTGTGCGGAGTGGGCTGGGTTTACTACCTGGGGGTGCTGGGTGTGGGCGCGGTGCTCTGGTACGAACACCAACTGGTAAAACCCCACGACCTGAGCAAGGTAGACCAGGCGTTCTTCCAGGCCAATGTGGTGGTGAGCCTGGGGATGCTACTGACCATTTTCCTGGATACCTTGATTTGA
- a CDS encoding DegV family protein: MKIAIVTDSTSDLQARAAEMGVEVVPLYVNFQGKIHKDWVEITPADIFAGVAAGAAMPSTSQPSPADFKAAYERALQKADHVLSIHISSKLSGTVGSANLAAQEFPGKVTVFDSLAASMGIGMMVERAKELLDQGADLKQVLVELERIRADHIVRFTLATLDYLKKNGRIGGAQALLGGLLGIKPILTVKEGKVEAAGRARGEKKALAEMVESLKTWAAGRQKIRIYYLYNAEESDVAAFKAAVQAAGLPLEERITSSIGGVISTHTGPGLYGYYAYSL; this comes from the coding sequence ATGAAAATAGCCATCGTAACCGACTCGACCTCCGACCTACAGGCCCGCGCTGCGGAGATGGGCGTGGAAGTGGTACCCCTCTACGTCAACTTCCAGGGCAAAATCCACAAAGACTGGGTGGAAATCACCCCCGCCGACATCTTCGCCGGGGTAGCCGCCGGGGCCGCGATGCCCAGCACCAGCCAGCCCTCCCCCGCCGACTTCAAGGCCGCCTACGAGCGCGCCCTGCAAAAAGCCGACCACGTACTCTCGATTCACATTTCCTCCAAGCTTTCCGGTACGGTAGGCTCGGCCAACCTGGCCGCGCAGGAGTTCCCAGGTAAGGTTACGGTCTTCGATTCGCTGGCCGCCAGCATGGGCATCGGGATGATGGTCGAGCGGGCCAAGGAGCTTCTGGATCAGGGGGCCGACCTGAAGCAGGTACTGGTCGAACTCGAGCGCATCCGCGCCGACCACATCGTGCGCTTTACCCTGGCAACCCTGGACTACCTCAAGAAAAACGGGCGCATTGGCGGGGCCCAGGCCCTGCTGGGAGGCCTCCTGGGCATCAAACCCATCCTGACCGTCAAGGAAGGCAAGGTCGAGGCTGCAGGCCGGGCCAGGGGCGAGAAAAAGGCGCTGGCCGAGATGGTCGAGTCGCTCAAGACCTGGGCCGCAGGCCGTCAGAAAATCCGTATCTACTATCTCTATAACGCCGAAGAAAGCGATGTGGCTGCATTCAAAGCCGCCGTACAGGCTGCCGGGCTGCCCCTGGAAGAGCGCATCACCAGTAGCATCGGGGGCGTGATTTCCACCCACACCGGGCCGGGGCTGTACGGGTACTACGCCTACAGCCTGTGA
- a CDS encoding aminotransferase class V-fold PLP-dependent enzyme, with translation MYRPRLLTPGPVELHPKALEALSRPQLHHRSDAAKQVFLQAKAGLEAAFQTQGQVLLLTGSGTAAMDALVQNLFAPGERVLVPVHGNFSERWARIATEAGLEVVRLELPWGQVVRPEHLESAVGPFAGLLLTHSESSTGALNDVQGLAQVFKARFPQALVVVDAITSLFVSEFALEGWGLDAAACGSQKGIMCPPGLAYAALSPRALERLKPRSFYLNLGAELKVQKSGESAWTPAINLVAATAAVLEDLLPRLPEHLALKKQQNDLLYATGEQLGLQVVPEVRSPATTCFYLPEGISYSQVKNAFAARGATIIGGQGQLKGKVFRLSLMGYSDLYDAYAVAQMLREVWAELRA, from the coding sequence ATGTACCGCCCTCGCCTGCTCACTCCCGGCCCGGTGGAACTGCACCCCAAAGCCTTAGAAGCCCTCTCCCGTCCGCAGCTTCACCACCGTTCGGACGCCGCCAAACAGGTCTTCTTGCAGGCCAAGGCGGGCCTCGAGGCCGCCTTCCAGACCCAGGGCCAGGTGCTCCTGCTTACCGGCTCGGGCACGGCGGCCATGGACGCGCTGGTGCAGAACCTGTTTGCCCCCGGCGAGCGGGTGCTGGTGCCGGTGCACGGCAACTTTTCCGAGCGTTGGGCCAGGATTGCCACAGAAGCGGGCCTCGAGGTCGTTCGTCTGGAGCTCCCCTGGGGCCAGGTGGTGCGCCCGGAGCACCTGGAAAGCGCCGTGGGCCCCTTTGCCGGGCTGCTGCTCACCCACTCCGAGTCCTCCACCGGGGCCCTTAACGACGTGCAGGGGCTGGCCCAGGTCTTCAAGGCCCGCTTTCCCCAGGCGCTGGTGGTGGTGGATGCCATTACCAGCCTGTTCGTCAGCGAGTTTGCCCTCGAGGGCTGGGGCCTCGACGCCGCCGCCTGTGGCTCGCAAAAGGGCATTATGTGCCCGCCGGGGCTGGCCTATGCGGCCCTCTCGCCCCGCGCCCTGGAGCGCCTGAAGCCCCGCAGCTTCTACCTCAACCTGGGGGCCGAGCTCAAGGTGCAAAAGAGCGGCGAGTCGGCCTGGACGCCCGCCATCAACCTGGTGGCTGCCACCGCCGCCGTGCTAGAAGACCTGCTGCCCCGCCTGCCCGAGCACCTGGCCCTCAAGAAACAGCAGAACGACCTGCTGTACGCCACCGGCGAGCAACTTGGCCTGCAAGTGGTGCCCGAGGTGAGGAGCCCTGCCACCACCTGTTTTTACCTGCCCGAAGGGATTTCCTACAGCCAGGTCAAAAACGCCTTTGCTGCGCGGGGGGCCACCATCATCGGCGGACAGGGCCAGCTCAAGGGCAAGGTGTTCCGCCTCTCGCTGATGGGCTACTCCGACCTCTACGATGCCTACGCTGTAGCCCAGATGCTGCGGGAGGTCTGGGCCGAGCTTCGGGCCTGA
- a CDS encoding SDR family oxidoreductase, producing the protein MQVQGKVIVVTGGGSGLGRQLVLQLLSRGAQVAAVDINEAGLQETASLAANPGRLSTHVLNITVREAVEALPAAVLARHGAVDGLINNAGIIQPFVRVNDLDYAAIERVMNVNFYGTLYLTKAFLPHLLARPEAHIVNISSMGGFLPVPGQSLYGASKAAVKLLTEGLYAELLGTPVRVTVVFPGAVATNITANSGVEIRQTEGQGRSSLKPLPPEEAARRIIAGMEQNRFRVLVGSDARLMDFLYRLAPAWATRFIQRQMRSLLGG; encoded by the coding sequence ATGCAAGTGCAGGGGAAAGTAATCGTGGTCACCGGTGGGGGAAGCGGCTTGGGCCGCCAGCTGGTGCTGCAGCTATTGTCCAGGGGAGCGCAGGTTGCTGCAGTGGACATCAACGAGGCGGGTTTGCAAGAAACCGCTTCGCTGGCCGCAAACCCAGGGCGCCTCTCGACCCACGTGCTCAACATTACTGTGCGAGAGGCCGTGGAGGCCCTCCCGGCGGCGGTTCTGGCCCGGCACGGCGCCGTGGACGGCCTCATCAATAACGCGGGCATCATCCAACCCTTTGTGCGGGTGAACGACCTGGACTATGCGGCCATTGAGCGGGTCATGAACGTCAACTTCTACGGCACTCTGTACCTGACCAAGGCCTTCTTGCCACACCTTTTGGCACGCCCCGAGGCCCATATTGTGAACATCTCGAGCATGGGCGGCTTTCTGCCGGTGCCGGGGCAGAGCCTGTACGGGGCCTCCAAGGCGGCGGTCAAGCTCCTAACCGAGGGGCTGTATGCCGAACTCCTGGGCACACCGGTGCGGGTCACGGTGGTCTTTCCGGGGGCGGTCGCCACCAACATTACCGCCAACTCGGGGGTAGAGATTCGCCAGACGGAAGGCCAGGGGCGCTCGTCGCTCAAACCCCTGCCGCCCGAGGAAGCTGCCCGGCGCATTATCGCCGGCATGGAGCAGAACCGCTTCCGGGTGCTGGTGGGCTCCGATGCACGCCTGATGGACTTCCTCTACCGGCTGGCCCCCGCCTGGGCCACCCGCTTCATCCAGCGGCAGATGCGCTCGCTGCTGGGGGGTTAG
- a CDS encoding AHH domain-containing protein has translation MCGNLEGLEGVALQPQPNHLKNSVPPRRCSPRPLAPPTVPTPPGQTAPPPTSTNPQDGPLGVVAPSTIALPQLPPVGPGGSPIGVNPPPGWGPQRDTPPVVTPQSWEDFVRWLQALNEYAQTLEQELRHKTDEQLAQMGGNLADKLANRSAELLKSHAEALIRQGKLPEAYRAKVEAVLDFVKTWQDPKEQLSFTIEFAAVVIAARGVGSGGVSLDRMAEVAWAGLQAKQVGGKVRDPSGGPFFDAAGYKGLLQGYVDDVSTLLSPEYQRRANQQLGGAVGFVAGFNPLVGTITGIYGALTGRDLFTGQSLSTAERVTGVISFGRVAKALGMASRLDRNLGGKVGDGLQAHHLIPQELFRTDPALKRAVRGGFDMDASYNGLLIPTTASDSLSMGMPFHRGSHPNYTQSVQRELYQLQTRSLIEGWSDARVAQEVRALAGKLAHEIQSKGGGVSLNQAFR, from the coding sequence GTGTGCGGGAACCTCGAGGGTCTCGAGGGGGTAGCCTTACAGCCGCAGCCCAACCACCTGAAAAACTCAGTACCCCCACGGAGATGCAGCCCCCGCCCCCTAGCTCCTCCCACCGTCCCCACCCCTCCGGGCCAGACCGCGCCCCCGCCCACCAGCACGAACCCCCAGGACGGCCCCCTGGGTGTGGTGGCCCCCAGCACCATCGCGCTCCCCCAACTACCCCCGGTCGGCCCAGGCGGCAGCCCCATTGGCGTGAACCCGCCGCCGGGGTGGGGGCCCCAGAGGGATACCCCGCCTGTGGTTACGCCCCAGTCCTGGGAAGACTTCGTCCGCTGGTTGCAAGCCCTCAACGAGTACGCTCAAACCCTGGAGCAGGAACTCCGGCACAAGACCGACGAACAACTAGCCCAGATGGGCGGCAACCTGGCCGACAAACTGGCCAATCGTTCCGCCGAACTTCTCAAGAGCCACGCGGAGGCCTTAATCCGCCAGGGCAAGCTGCCTGAGGCATACCGGGCTAAGGTGGAGGCCGTCCTCGACTTCGTTAAGACCTGGCAAGACCCCAAAGAGCAGTTGAGCTTCACCATCGAGTTCGCCGCCGTGGTCATTGCGGCCCGCGGGGTGGGGTCGGGGGGCGTGAGCCTGGATCGCATGGCCGAGGTGGCGTGGGCCGGCCTCCAGGCCAAACAGGTGGGTGGAAAGGTGCGTGACCCCAGCGGGGGCCCCTTCTTCGACGCTGCGGGTTACAAGGGCTTGCTGCAGGGCTACGTGGACGACGTCTCCACCCTGCTGAGCCCGGAGTACCAGCGGCGGGCCAACCAGCAGCTGGGCGGGGCGGTGGGCTTCGTGGCCGGCTTCAACCCCCTGGTGGGCACCATCACCGGCATCTACGGAGCCCTGACCGGCAGGGATCTCTTCACCGGACAGTCCCTCAGCACCGCCGAGCGGGTGACCGGGGTCATTTCCTTTGGTCGGGTGGCGAAGGCGTTGGGGATGGCCAGTCGACTGGATCGAAACCTCGGGGGAAAGGTCGGGGATGGACTGCAGGCGCACCACCTGATTCCACAAGAATTATTCCGCACAGATCCAGCCCTCAAAAGGGCCGTTAGGGGTGGGTTCGATATGGATGCAAGTTACAATGGGTTGTTGATTCCCACCACCGCTTCCGACAGCCTGTCCATGGGAATGCCCTTCCACCGGGGGTCGCATCCCAACTATACGCAAAGTGTCCAAAGAGAGCTGTATCAATTACAAACTCGCTCACTAATCGAAGGCTGGTCCGATGCGCGGGTCGCCCAAGAGGTGAGAGCGCTGGCCGGGAAGCTTGCCCACGAGATCCAGTCCAAAGGGGGAGGCGTTTCGCTGAACCAAGCCTTCCGCTAA
- a CDS encoding sulfurtransferase — translation MTPLVSVEWLHQHLGQPKLRIVDCRFSLQDPMAGRRAYQAGHIPGAIFLDLEQDLCAPARPDRKGGRHPLPAPEALAETLSRAGIGNEHLVVAYDEPPAGGMYAPHLWWLLRWLGHDQVAVLDGGITAWKEAGLEVSTLAVEYPATSFKAHPRPEMVVDADAVAQRPPATILIDSRAPERYRGEVEPIDPVAGHIPGAINRNWLDSLEASGRFKKAEAQAARFAGLEGEIIAYCGSGVSATVNVLALELIGKPARLYAGSWSDWISDSHRPVAKGVE, via the coding sequence ATGACGCCCCTGGTCAGTGTCGAATGGTTGCACCAGCACCTCGGCCAACCAAAGCTTCGCATTGTGGACTGTCGCTTTTCCTTGCAAGACCCGATGGCCGGAAGGCGGGCCTACCAGGCAGGGCACATTCCAGGGGCCATTTTTTTGGATCTGGAGCAAGACCTCTGTGCACCCGCAAGGCCCGATCGCAAAGGAGGCCGCCATCCTTTGCCCGCGCCGGAGGCCCTGGCCGAAACCCTGAGCCGGGCCGGCATCGGCAACGAGCACCTTGTGGTGGCCTACGACGAACCCCCCGCCGGTGGCATGTATGCCCCGCACCTGTGGTGGCTTTTGCGCTGGCTGGGCCACGACCAGGTGGCCGTGCTGGATGGCGGTATAACAGCCTGGAAAGAGGCCGGCCTCGAGGTTTCTACCCTGGCCGTCGAATACCCCGCCACCTCCTTCAAGGCCCACCCCCGGCCCGAGATGGTAGTGGATGCCGACGCCGTGGCCCAGCGCCCGCCGGCCACCATCCTGATTGATTCCAGGGCCCCCGAGCGCTACCGGGGCGAGGTAGAGCCCATAGACCCCGTGGCCGGACACATTCCGGGGGCCATCAACCGCAACTGGCTGGACAGTCTGGAGGCTTCGGGGCGCTTCAAGAAAGCCGAGGCCCAGGCCGCACGGTTTGCCGGGCTCGAGGGCGAAATAATTGCCTACTGCGGCTCGGGCGTCTCGGCCACAGTGAATGTGCTGGCGCTCGAGCTCATCGGCAAACCGGCCAGGCTCTACGCGGGTTCGTGGAGCGACTGGATATCGGACAGCCACCGTCCGGTGGCGAAGGGCGTGGAGTAA
- a CDS encoding SMI1/KNR4 family protein, which translates to MSRKNFDEALGLLSQNKDLLEPEDIVGELEESVVSDAENELDVVFPPMFRTYLLEYGQITVGSEEIYGLMGGKYPGGAVPDLLWLTKALRSKGFPKYFLPIADLGDGRLFVIDLSRRNEENESPVALVFPSAEIPSAAIETVFDDFGDFLLDTVRRGLKGILR; encoded by the coding sequence ATGAGTCGAAAAAACTTCGATGAAGCTCTCGGCCTTCTTAGCCAGAACAAAGACTTATTAGAGCCAGAAGATATTGTAGGTGAGCTAGAAGAATCGGTTGTAAGTGATGCTGAAAACGAGCTTGACGTTGTTTTTCCGCCCATGTTTAGAACCTATCTTCTAGAATATGGTCAAATAACAGTGGGAAGTGAAGAAATCTATGGTCTCATGGGAGGAAAATATCCGGGAGGAGCAGTACCAGATCTACTCTGGCTCACTAAAGCCTTGCGCAGTAAGGGCTTTCCAAAGTATTTCTTGCCTATCGCAGATCTTGGGGATGGCCGTCTTTTCGTTATTGACCTGAGCCGCCGTAATGAAGAGAATGAATCGCCAGTAGCGCTCGTCTTCCCAAGTGCTGAAATACCATCTGCAGCTATTGAAACGGTTTTCGACGATTTTGGGGATTTTCTTTTGGACACTGTGCGTAGAGGTCTCAAAGGGATATTACGGTGA
- the serA gene encoding phosphoglycerate dehydrogenase, which yields MWKVLVTDEMRLGEVKHPDLRLDYRPGMAREEVLQVIGQYDALITRSRTQVDARLLEAGVNLKVVGRGGVGVDNVDLEAASRRGILVVNVPEANTRSAAELAWALLLATARGVVESDQKIRQGQWDRKYLGLELNHKTIGIVGLGRIGGQVAKFAKGFDMRVLAYDPYIPRSRAQTLGVELLDDLADMLRQSHFLTIHTPLTEETRGMIGRRELYLLPKGAVVVNAARGGIVDEKALVEVLNEGHLWGAGLDVFVEEPPNAEHPLVHHPRVVHTAHLGANTLEAQERVGEAVLERVIETLQGNLAHALNTGFDAEGLQLFSAWLPLGEALGKLLAQITQGRPQTVEVSYYGEFEKNPDPIASAVAKGLLEQVLEVGAANLVSARPLLRDRGISLITRQVEQSLDYRQVLEVRLETDKESRVARGAVLGGKPRIVGIDDHMVEAIPSGHMLVCVNRDRPGVVGKVGTLLGENGINIAGMQLGRDNPGGKALFVLAIDERPSEAVLEALRGLDVLERVDLAAL from the coding sequence ATGTGGAAAGTGCTTGTAACCGATGAAATGCGGCTGGGTGAGGTGAAGCACCCGGATCTTCGGCTCGATTATCGGCCTGGAATGGCTCGGGAAGAGGTCTTGCAGGTAATCGGGCAGTATGACGCTCTCATTACCCGCAGCCGTACCCAGGTGGATGCCAGGCTGCTCGAGGCCGGGGTCAACCTCAAGGTGGTGGGCCGGGGTGGGGTGGGGGTGGATAACGTGGATCTCGAGGCCGCCTCCCGCCGGGGCATTCTGGTGGTAAACGTACCCGAGGCCAACACCCGCTCGGCGGCGGAGCTGGCCTGGGCCCTGTTGCTGGCGACAGCGCGGGGCGTGGTGGAGTCGGATCAGAAAATTCGCCAGGGCCAGTGGGATCGCAAGTACCTGGGTCTCGAGCTGAACCACAAGACCATCGGGATTGTGGGCCTGGGGCGCATTGGGGGGCAGGTGGCCAAGTTCGCCAAGGGCTTTGATATGCGGGTGCTGGCCTACGACCCCTACATCCCCCGCAGCCGGGCCCAGACCCTGGGGGTGGAGCTCTTGGACGACCTGGCCGATATGCTGCGCCAGAGCCACTTTCTAACCATACATACCCCTCTTACCGAGGAAACCAGGGGGATGATTGGCCGCCGCGAGCTTTACCTGCTGCCCAAAGGGGCGGTGGTGGTGAATGCGGCGCGGGGCGGCATTGTGGACGAAAAGGCCCTGGTGGAGGTGCTGAACGAGGGGCACCTGTGGGGGGCGGGCCTGGATGTGTTTGTAGAGGAGCCTCCCAACGCCGAACACCCACTGGTGCATCATCCCAGGGTGGTGCACACCGCCCACCTGGGGGCCAACACCCTGGAAGCCCAGGAGCGGGTGGGGGAGGCGGTGCTCGAGCGCGTTATCGAGACCCTGCAAGGCAACCTGGCCCATGCCCTCAACACCGGCTTCGACGCCGAGGGCTTGCAGCTCTTCTCGGCCTGGCTGCCGCTTGGCGAGGCGCTGGGCAAGCTGCTGGCCCAGATTACCCAGGGCCGTCCCCAGACAGTCGAGGTTTCCTACTACGGGGAGTTCGAGAAGAACCCCGACCCCATCGCCTCGGCGGTGGCCAAGGGGCTTTTGGAGCAGGTGCTGGAAGTAGGGGCGGCCAACCTGGTCTCGGCGCGGCCCCTGCTGCGGGATCGGGGCATCTCGCTCATCACCCGCCAGGTTGAGCAGTCGCTCGACTACCGGCAGGTGCTGGAGGTGCGCCTCGAGACCGACAAGGAGTCGCGGGTGGCTCGAGGGGCGGTGCTGGGGGGCAAGCCCCGCATTGTAGGCATTGACGACCACATGGTGGAGGCCATCCCCAGCGGGCACATGCTGGTCTGCGTGAACCGCGACCGACCGGGGGTGGTGGGCAAGGTGGGTACGCTCTTGGGCGAGAACGGGATCAACATTGCCGGTATGCAGCTAGGCCGCGACAACCCCGGCGGCAAGGCGCTGTTTGTGCTGGCCATAGACGAGCGCCCCAGCGAGGCGGTGCTGGAGGCGCTGCGAGGGCTGGATGTGCTCGAGCGGGTGGATCTGGCCGCGCTGTAG
- a CDS encoding DegV family protein — MERTAFVADSTLGLSPQEALERDVYVIPQQVIIEGQSYRDYVEMTPDEVIKAQLAGKKVSTSQISPVDLEALYRDLLEKFDRIVSVHVSSKLSGTCATARMVAEKFGNRVKVIDGLTLNGGLSFVIEEARRKLSAGVPWDKLEEAIAPLVERVRGFVLPATLEYLHRGGRIGGLQHFIGSLLKLLPVLEVRDGLVRPLARARGWHKGLEELSQAFHQAFPEGARVILAHAYNPQGTEELRKLISQEGVVIEDVRECGPAVAAHTGPGTVALFAAPR, encoded by the coding sequence ATGGAACGTACCGCATTCGTGGCCGATTCAACCCTGGGCCTGAGCCCCCAGGAAGCCCTCGAGCGAGATGTGTATGTAATCCCTCAGCAGGTCATTATCGAAGGCCAGAGCTACCGCGACTATGTGGAGATGACCCCGGACGAGGTGATAAAGGCCCAGCTCGCTGGCAAAAAGGTGAGCACCAGCCAGATTTCACCGGTGGATCTGGAGGCTTTGTACAGGGATTTGCTCGAGAAATTCGACCGGATCGTTTCGGTACACGTCTCCAGCAAGCTTTCGGGCACCTGTGCTACAGCCCGTATGGTAGCCGAGAAGTTCGGCAACCGCGTCAAGGTGATTGACGGCCTGACCCTTAACGGTGGGCTTTCCTTTGTAATCGAGGAGGCCCGGCGCAAGCTCTCGGCGGGGGTGCCCTGGGACAAGCTGGAAGAAGCCATCGCCCCCCTGGTAGAACGGGTGCGGGGCTTCGTGCTGCCCGCCACACTGGAATATTTGCACCGAGGCGGGCGGATTGGCGGCTTGCAGCATTTCATCGGCTCCCTGCTCAAGCTGCTGCCGGTGCTCGAGGTGCGGGATGGGCTGGTAAGGCCCCTGGCCCGGGCCAGGGGCTGGCACAAGGGCTTAGAGGAGCTTTCCCAGGCTTTTCACCAGGCCTTTCCCGAGGGAGCGCGGGTGATCCTGGCCCACGCCTACAACCCCCAGGGCACCGAGGAACTCCGCAAGCTCATCAGCCAGGAGGGTGTGGTGATTGAGGACGTGCGCGAATGCGGCCCCGCCGTGGCCGCCCACACCGGCCCCGGCACGGTGGCGCTGTTCGCTGCACCAAGGTGA